One genomic segment of Flavobacteriaceae bacterium includes these proteins:
- a CDS encoding zinc carboxypeptidase, with protein sequence MNIRIVLLTFLLVSNTLFSQTIKSPEAFLGYPIGTQFTRHHKVVEYFKYVSTTLPNVQLEKYGVSNEGRPLYVSYISSKKNMENLENIRLSHLTQTGIKNTAHKENNIAIVWLSYNVHGNEASSTEAAMQTLYELLTQKQAYLENTLVMIDPCMNPDGRDRYVNWFRQVKSTPYNSAQDAKEHHEPWPGGRVNHYLFDLNRDWVWATQVESVQRLRIYNKWMPHIHVDFHEQYINNPYYFAPAAEPFHEIISDWQRDFQTQIGKNHAAYFDKNGWLYFTKESFDLLYPSYGDTYPTFMGAIGMTYEQAGHGMAGLGVDTDHGYELTLTDRVLHHKTTGLSTIEMASKNATKLNTEFKKFFDNKILIYKSYVLKNENQDKINRLKKLLDIHEIRYEFAKKGQVKGYHYSTGKESKMPVTERDMVIHTDQPKGKMVKVLFEPATKLSDSLTYDNTAWSIPYAHGFKAVASKTKVVSGKKEAPRFSDNLVNTSAYAYLAKWNSLEDATFLAAMLNADIRVRYAEKAFSLEENFYGEGTLIMLRNDHKNNPDFDRQLVNIANRLERKIIPVQTGFVSKGADFGSYSVKPINKQKVAILSGKGVSSLNFGELWHFFETQLKYPLTILDTDYFNGVNLTDYDVLIIPEGHYKNILDKRGLEKVKLFSQSGGTVIVIGNAIRNFADKNMFAIKTEKAKEDKKKKTEANLTPYDSLKRKSTENFITGAIFRSKVDATHPLAFGYDGSYFSLKLGNRSYEYLKNGGNVAYFTKDAKHISGYAGKKALENIPESLLIGEEKAGSGSIIYMVDNPLFRSFWENGKLFFVNAVFFRNSAIIKR encoded by the coding sequence ATGAATATCAGAATTGTATTACTTACATTTTTATTAGTTAGCAATACGTTATTTTCCCAAACCATTAAGTCTCCGGAAGCGTTTTTAGGATATCCTATAGGAACACAATTTACCAGGCACCATAAAGTGGTTGAGTATTTCAAATATGTAAGTACTACATTACCCAACGTACAATTGGAAAAATACGGAGTATCTAATGAAGGACGCCCATTATATGTAAGTTATATTTCCTCAAAAAAAAATATGGAAAACCTGGAAAATATCAGGCTTTCCCATCTCACTCAAACGGGTATCAAAAACACCGCTCATAAAGAAAATAATATTGCCATTGTTTGGTTGAGTTATAATGTACACGGCAATGAAGCTTCGAGTACGGAAGCTGCTATGCAAACTTTATATGAGCTGCTGACTCAAAAACAAGCGTATCTGGAAAATACATTAGTGATGATAGATCCGTGTATGAATCCGGATGGGCGTGACCGGTATGTAAATTGGTTTCGTCAGGTAAAAAGCACACCTTATAACTCCGCTCAGGATGCAAAAGAACACCATGAACCCTGGCCGGGAGGAAGGGTTAATCATTATTTGTTTGATCTAAACAGGGACTGGGTTTGGGCTACCCAGGTAGAATCTGTACAGCGGTTGCGCATTTATAATAAATGGATGCCGCATATTCACGTAGATTTTCATGAACAGTATATCAATAATCCATATTATTTTGCTCCTGCTGCCGAACCTTTTCACGAAATTATATCTGATTGGCAACGTGATTTTCAAACACAAATCGGGAAAAATCACGCAGCATATTTTGACAAAAACGGTTGGTTATATTTTACAAAAGAGAGTTTTGACCTGTTATATCCGAGCTACGGAGATACGTACCCTACATTTATGGGTGCTATTGGAATGACCTATGAACAGGCGGGGCACGGAATGGCCGGATTGGGCGTTGATACGGATCACGGGTACGAACTCACGCTGACAGACCGCGTTTTACATCATAAAACAACCGGTTTATCTACTATAGAAATGGCTTCTAAAAATGCAACCAAATTAAATACGGAATTCAAAAAATTCTTTGACAATAAAATCCTCATTTATAAAAGTTATGTCTTAAAAAACGAAAATCAAGACAAAATAAATCGCTTAAAAAAATTATTAGATATACACGAAATAAGGTATGAGTTTGCTAAAAAAGGACAAGTAAAAGGCTATCACTACAGTACCGGGAAGGAAAGCAAAATGCCTGTTACCGAACGCGATATGGTCATCCACACGGACCAGCCAAAAGGAAAAATGGTCAAAGTATTGTTTGAACCCGCAACAAAATTGTCAGATTCGTTGACCTATGATAATACTGCCTGGTCTATTCCTTATGCTCATGGTTTTAAGGCCGTCGCTTCAAAAACAAAAGTAGTTTCCGGTAAAAAAGAAGCTCCTCGTTTCTCTGATAATCTTGTAAATACGTCTGCATATGCATACCTGGCAAAGTGGAACAGTCTAGAGGATGCTACTTTTTTGGCGGCTATGCTGAATGCTGATATCCGGGTTCGTTATGCAGAGAAAGCGTTTTCATTGGAAGAGAATTTCTATGGTGAGGGAACTTTGATTATGCTGAGAAACGATCATAAAAATAACCCGGATTTTGACAGACAGTTAGTGAATATTGCTAACCGATTAGAGCGAAAAATAATACCGGTGCAAACAGGTTTTGTAAGTAAGGGAGCTGATTTTGGTTCCTATAGCGTAAAACCGATTAACAAACAAAAAGTAGCTATTTTATCCGGTAAGGGAGTTTCTTCTCTTAACTTTGGTGAACTTTGGCACTTTTTCGAAACGCAACTAAAATATCCTTTAACGATATTGGATACCGATTACTTTAATGGGGTAAATCTAACCGATTATGATGTGCTCATTATTCCTGAAGGGCATTATAAAAACATACTAGACAAAAGAGGTTTGGAAAAGGTGAAACTTTTTTCTCAGTCCGGAGGAACAGTAATTGTCATTGGCAATGCCATACGAAATTTTGCGGATAAGAACATGTTTGCCATAAAAACAGAGAAGGCAAAAGAGGATAAAAAGAAAAAAACAGAGGCAAACCTAACACCCTATGATTCCTTGAAAAGAAAAAGTACTGAAAATTTTATTACAGGTGCCATTTTTAGAAGCAAAGTAGATGCTACACATCCTCTGGCTTTTGGATATGATGGTTCTTACTTTTCTTTAAAACTGGGAAACCGTTCTTACGAATATCTGAAAAATGGAGGTAATGTGGCTTATTTTACAAAAGATGCCAAACATATTTCCGGATATGCCGGTAAAAAAGCGTTAGAAAATATCCCCGAATCTTTACTGATTGGCGAAGAAAAAGCAGGTAGCGGTAGTATTATTTATATGGTAGATAATCCTTTATTCAGATCTTTTTGGGAGAATGGAAAACTGTTTTTTGTAAATGCTGTTTTTTTTAGAAATTCAGCTATCATAAAACGATAA
- a CDS encoding transposase, translating to MKTNEIIGIDVSKLLIDVCIYSKQIVQQFENSKSGFKLMLKWSFKNSSFSKEETMFVFEHTGMYSHLLSVSLTEQKLSFFIASGLEIKRSIGIARGKDDQIDAKRIALYGYRLKEELKPSKLPKRSILQLKSLLSLRTKLNKQRAGFKVTLKEQKRIYKAKEYKIIFDVQQKMIAELTKQIHKINTQMQAIIDQNIMLKETYKLVTSVKGIGMQTAIMMIVFTDNFSKFENWRKFASYCGVAPFPYQSGTSIKGRTKVSHLANKKLKAIINMCAISAIQHNPEMKLYYHKRIKQGKSKMSTVNIIRNKLIARVFAVVKRQTPYVDTFKFAA from the coding sequence ATGAAAACAAATGAAATTATCGGAATCGATGTCAGTAAATTATTAATTGATGTTTGTATCTATTCTAAACAAATTGTTCAACAGTTTGAGAACAGTAAATCTGGATTTAAATTAATGCTAAAGTGGAGTTTTAAAAATTCGTCTTTCTCTAAAGAAGAAACCATGTTTGTATTTGAACATACAGGAATGTACTCTCATTTATTATCTGTGTCTTTAACTGAACAAAAATTATCTTTTTTCATAGCTTCTGGTTTAGAAATTAAAAGATCTATTGGTATTGCTCGTGGAAAGGATGACCAAATTGATGCCAAACGCATTGCTCTATATGGGTATCGATTAAAAGAAGAACTTAAACCCAGTAAGCTACCTAAAAGAAGTATATTACAACTAAAAAGTCTCTTATCTTTAAGGACAAAACTTAACAAACAAAGAGCTGGTTTTAAAGTTACTTTGAAAGAACAAAAAAGAATTTATAAAGCAAAAGAGTATAAAATAATCTTTGACGTTCAACAAAAAATGATTGCAGAACTAACCAAACAAATACACAAGATTAATACTCAAATGCAAGCTATTATTGACCAAAATATAATGTTAAAAGAAACCTATAAACTTGTTACTAGTGTTAAAGGTATAGGAATGCAAACTGCTATAATGATGATTGTGTTTACTGACAATTTTTCAAAATTTGAAAACTGGAGAAAGTTTGCCTCTTATTGTGGTGTTGCTCCTTTTCCTTACCAATCTGGAACTAGTATTAAAGGACGTACAAAAGTCTCTCATTTGGCTAATAAAAAATTGAAAGCAATTATTAATATGTGCGCTATTTCTGCTATACAACATAACCCAGAAATGAAATTATACTATCATAAAAGAATAAAACAAGGCAAAAGTAAAATGAGTACCGTTAACATTATTAGAAACAAATTAATAGCAAGAGTGTTTGCCGTTGTCAAACGACAAACACCCTATGTAGATACTTTTAAATTTGCTGCATAA
- a CDS encoding IS3 family transposase, which yields MYTKNNKYMYKNDGYVRRYSESFKLKVLAELTKGNHSKRQIALTYGIQSSTINVWIKKYDRKDLMNTRVTVQTDDELSRIKALQKELKQLKDLLIKKDLDKLVNDSYLEVAAENLGYKNVEELKKKLKHKALMKIAPINRKKRRYAIATICNAFELKRDAYYKYQKRFVLKKQIEQNVIMLVKKSRKTLPREGTRKLMKSLHNDFRKQNINIGRDQLFRILKENNLLIRRKKYSSKTTNSYHRFYKYKNIIKDLIINRPNQVWASDITYIRTINGFCYLALITDMYSRKIVGYDISDSLELKGCVRALNKAIYQTKNTEEIIHHSDRGIQYCSNVYTQILKRKKIQISMTQENHCYENAMAERVNGILKDEFFLDQTFTNINHAKKATKNAIKLYNNKRLHLSLDYKTPNYVHKNVA from the coding sequence ATGTATACAAAAAACAACAAGTATATGTATAAAAATGATGGATATGTAAGACGTTATAGTGAGAGTTTTAAACTCAAAGTATTAGCAGAACTTACCAAAGGAAACCATTCCAAAAGACAAATTGCCTTAACTTACGGCATACAATCTAGTACGATAAACGTATGGATTAAAAAATATGACCGTAAAGATTTAATGAACACCCGTGTAACCGTGCAAACAGACGACGAATTATCCCGTATTAAAGCCCTTCAAAAAGAGCTAAAACAACTCAAAGATCTTCTTATTAAAAAGGATCTAGATAAACTTGTGAATGATAGTTATCTTGAAGTAGCTGCTGAAAATCTTGGCTATAAAAATGTTGAAGAATTAAAAAAAAAACTTAAACATAAAGCCTTAATGAAAATAGCACCGATTAATAGAAAAAAAAGAAGGTACGCCATCGCTACTATTTGTAATGCTTTCGAGTTAAAAAGAGATGCTTATTACAAATATCAAAAAAGGTTTGTTCTTAAAAAACAAATAGAACAAAATGTAATAATGCTTGTTAAAAAAAGCAGGAAAACATTACCCAGAGAAGGTACTAGAAAGCTAATGAAATCCTTACATAATGATTTTAGGAAACAGAATATAAATATAGGTAGAGACCAGTTATTTAGAATCTTAAAAGAAAATAATTTGTTAATTAGAAGGAAAAAATATTCTTCTAAAACAACCAACTCTTACCATCGTTTTTATAAATATAAAAATATCATAAAAGACCTGATCATTAATAGACCTAACCAAGTTTGGGCTTCGGATATTACCTATATAAGAACTATAAATGGATTTTGTTATTTAGCACTTATTACTGATATGTATTCAAGAAAAATAGTAGGCTATGATATTAGTGATAGTTTAGAACTTAAAGGCTGTGTTAGAGCTTTAAATAAAGCTATTTATCAAACTAAAAATACCGAAGAAATCATACATCATTCTGATAGAGGAATACAATATTGTAGCAATGTTTATACTCAAATTTTGAAAAGAAAAAAGATACAAATCAGTATGACCCAAGAAAATCATTGCTACGAAAACGCAATGGCCGAAAGAGTTAACGGAATTTTAAAAGATGAATTCTTCCTCGACCAAACATTTACAAATATCAATCACGCCAAAAAAGCAACAAAAAATGCAATCAAATTATATAATAATAAAAGATTACATTTATCTTTAGATTATAAAACACCTAATTACGTGCACAAAAATGTAGCATAA
- a CDS encoding transposase, whose translation MHTQELLKHFLPEGILDYFELKEVKDSTNKLTLVLEEKPIQPDELSHRKLHSKGFYPVVDIQDFPVRNKACFLQVKRRRWLDVDTSEVFSRDWNLVAKGTRMTEEFSLFLKRLVR comes from the coding sequence ATGCATACACAAGAGCTCCTGAAGCATTTTTTACCCGAAGGTATTTTAGATTACTTTGAACTTAAAGAGGTAAAAGATTCAACGAACAAACTTACTTTGGTTTTAGAAGAAAAACCTATACAACCAGATGAGTTATCTCATCGTAAATTACATTCCAAAGGATTTTACCCAGTAGTAGATATTCAAGATTTTCCAGTACGTAACAAGGCTTGTTTTTTACAAGTAAAACGTAGACGATGGTTAGATGTTGATACCTCAGAAGTATTCTCAAGAGATTGGAATTTGGTAGCAAAGGGAACTCGAATGACAGAAGAGTTCTCTCTTTTTTTAAAGAGGCTTGTTAGATAG
- a CDS encoding tyrosine-type recombinase/integrase encodes MNTLDHYREYLKQENYAKSSVKSYLFLADKFIAWLTIENIKGIALDYKTALKYVAYLQKFYNKPATVNHILNSTNCYCNYLVHMASLERNPFTGLRIQGEKRKTVLHDLLSLDELEDIYYSYDTEQDKHPVRILANKRNKVIIGLLVYQGLTTSDLKRLELEHLELSQGKIHIPGGNIGNHRTLELKPWQVIGFLEYVTQVRPELLPKDHPENPYVFIASGGRITDTVAHIIKKLKKINHKVTNIHQIRSSVIVHWLEKYNLRKVQILAGHKRISTTERYQQEDLNQLQEIINTYHPLS; translated from the coding sequence ATGAATACATTGGACCATTACAGAGAATACCTGAAACAAGAAAACTATGCCAAATCCTCTGTCAAATCGTATCTGTTTTTAGCTGATAAATTTATAGCATGGCTTACCATAGAAAATATAAAAGGTATAGCATTAGATTATAAAACAGCATTAAAATACGTAGCATACTTACAGAAGTTCTATAATAAACCCGCAACAGTTAATCATATACTAAATTCAACAAACTGTTATTGTAATTATCTTGTGCATATGGCAAGTTTGGAGAGGAACCCATTTACAGGGCTTAGAATACAAGGAGAGAAGAGAAAAACAGTATTACACGATTTACTTTCCTTAGATGAATTAGAAGATATCTATTATTCTTATGACACAGAACAAGACAAGCACCCGGTAAGAATACTGGCAAATAAAAGAAATAAAGTAATTATAGGTTTATTGGTCTATCAGGGGCTTACTACTTCGGATTTAAAACGCTTGGAATTAGAACATTTAGAGCTTTCTCAGGGAAAGATTCATATACCCGGAGGAAATATAGGCAATCATAGAACATTAGAACTAAAACCCTGGCAAGTGATAGGGTTTTTAGAATATGTAACGCAAGTACGGCCTGAATTACTACCTAAAGATCACCCGGAGAACCCTTACGTTTTTATAGCTTCCGGAGGCAGAATAACAGATACGGTAGCCCATATTATAAAGAAACTAAAAAAGATAAATCATAAAGTTACCAACATACATCAAATACGTTCAAGTGTTATTGTGCATTGGTTAGAGAAATACAATTTAAGGAAAGTACAAATATTAGCAGGACATAAAAGGATTAGCACTACAGAAAGATATCAGCAAGAAGATTTAAATCAATTGCAGGAAATTATTAATACATACCATCCATTAAGTTAA
- a CDS encoding tyrosine-type recombinase/integrase yields the protein MQKLKLHNQSYKTLVKSYKEWLDILSFSSSMCENYTRYLQEFLHYLETKGIKKIHHNSVETVKDYYRYLQQRPNQVRQGALMKATLNQHQQALRKFNEYLKKHHTSPIPIHLKAETTKDDRAIQILTKQQIKTLFKATDHSSEMVRIRLRDKAMLVCLYSLGLRANEASQLDRKDILFDKQLAYVRKGKNYKERFVPLNTYNLNILEEYLYDGRLAFYKANQTEAFFIGSQGKRLGVQSLRARIRVLVALTNDEGLNHKKITPHTLRHSIATHLLKQGAPMESIQQFLGHASLETTQLYTHLAKQEQ from the coding sequence ATGCAGAAATTAAAATTACACAATCAGAGTTATAAAACCTTGGTAAAATCATATAAAGAGTGGCTGGATATTTTAAGTTTTAGCAGCAGTATGTGTGAGAACTACACCAGGTATCTGCAAGAATTTTTACATTATTTAGAGACTAAGGGCATAAAAAAAATACATCACAATAGTGTAGAGACCGTAAAAGATTACTACAGGTATTTACAACAAAGGCCAAACCAGGTTAGACAAGGCGCATTAATGAAAGCCACTTTAAACCAACATCAACAAGCACTTAGAAAGTTCAATGAATATCTGAAAAAACACCATACAAGCCCTATTCCAATTCATTTAAAAGCAGAAACCACAAAAGACGACAGAGCTATCCAAATTCTTACAAAACAGCAAATAAAGACTTTATTCAAGGCAACTGATCATAGCAGTGAAATGGTAAGAATCCGCCTAAGAGATAAAGCCATGTTAGTGTGTTTGTATAGTTTAGGCCTTAGAGCCAATGAAGCCTCACAGCTCGATAGAAAAGATATTTTATTTGATAAGCAATTAGCCTATGTAAGAAAAGGGAAGAATTATAAAGAGCGTTTTGTACCTCTCAACACTTATAACTTAAACATCTTAGAGGAATATTTATATGATGGGCGCTTAGCGTTTTACAAAGCAAATCAAACAGAAGCTTTTTTTATTGGCTCCCAAGGTAAAAGACTGGGAGTACAAAGCCTTAGAGCAAGAATACGGGTACTGGTAGCACTGACAAATGATGAAGGATTAAACCATAAGAAAATTACCCCGCATACCCTTAGACATTCTATTGCCACACATCTTTTGAAACAAGGCGCACCTATGGAAAGTATACAGCAGTTTTTAGGACACGCTTCATTGGAAACCACACAACTCTATACACACCTTGCAAAGCAAGAACAATAA
- a CDS encoding helix-turn-helix domain-containing protein, protein MHLMSLGRRLKEERIKKGVSQQKLAEITDTHYSNIGRYERAGAKPSAEVLNRIAQALEVSPDYLINGTLEDKANVNITDEKLLSQFKKIEKMPEDKKQLLVEFLDGFIFKTTVQKLAQ, encoded by the coding sequence ATGCATTTAATGAGTCTTGGAAGAAGATTGAAAGAAGAAAGGATCAAAAAAGGGGTATCACAACAAAAATTAGCAGAGATAACGGATACTCATTATAGCAATATTGGCCGTTATGAAAGAGCAGGTGCCAAACCTTCGGCAGAAGTATTAAACCGTATTGCACAGGCTTTGGAGGTTTCCCCGGATTATCTAATCAATGGAACTTTAGAAGATAAAGCCAACGTAAATATCACTGATGAAAAATTGTTATCTCAATTTAAGAAGATAGAGAAAATGCCGGAAGATAAAAAGCAACTTCTGGTTGAGTTCCTAGACGGTTTTATTTTTAAGACTACCGTACAAAAACTTGCACAATAA